From the Sphingomonas phyllosphaerae 5.2 genome, one window contains:
- a CDS encoding site-specific DNA-methyltransferase produces MGVMEKVARGRRATATETPIVLPLDQILRGDCIAQMRALPAKSVDMIFADPPYNLQLGGELFRPDGSHVDAVTDDWDKFDTFAHYDAFTRAWLAEAHRILKDDGTIWVIGSYHNIFRVGAAVQDLGYWILNDIVWRKANPMPNFRGTRFTNAHETLIWASKGEKAKYTFNYRSMKTLNDELQMRSDWEFPICGGAERLKKGGVKVHPTQKPEALIYRILLACTKPGDVVLDPFFGTGTTGAVAKRLGRRWIGIEREGDYIEAAQERIAAALPLDESALATMQSPKSQPKVAFGVLVENGYLAPGTMLVDTKRRWQATVRADGSVASPCGANGSIHKVGSTVQGAPACNGWTFWHYEANGALQPIDSLRQTYLLATQP; encoded by the coding sequence ATGGGGGTCATGGAAAAGGTCGCGCGCGGGCGCCGTGCGACGGCGACGGAAACGCCCATCGTGCTGCCGCTCGACCAGATCCTGCGCGGCGATTGCATCGCGCAGATGCGGGCGCTGCCCGCGAAGTCGGTCGACATGATCTTCGCCGACCCGCCCTACAATCTCCAGCTCGGCGGCGAGCTGTTCCGGCCCGACGGAAGCCATGTCGACGCCGTCACCGACGACTGGGACAAGTTCGATACGTTCGCGCACTACGACGCGTTCACCCGCGCCTGGCTGGCGGAGGCGCACCGCATCCTGAAGGACGACGGCACGATCTGGGTGATCGGCAGCTACCACAACATCTTCCGCGTCGGCGCAGCGGTGCAGGATCTGGGTTACTGGATCCTCAACGACATCGTTTGGCGCAAGGCCAATCCGATGCCGAACTTCCGCGGCACGCGCTTCACGAACGCGCATGAGACGCTGATCTGGGCGTCCAAGGGCGAAAAGGCGAAATACACCTTCAACTATCGCAGCATGAAGACGCTGAACGACGAGCTCCAGATGCGTTCGGACTGGGAGTTCCCGATCTGCGGCGGTGCGGAGCGGTTGAAGAAGGGCGGGGTGAAGGTGCACCCGACCCAGAAGCCGGAGGCGCTGATCTACCGCATCCTGCTGGCCTGCACGAAGCCGGGCGACGTGGTGCTCGATCCGTTCTTCGGCACCGGCACCACCGGGGCGGTCGCCAAGCGGCTCGGTCGCCGCTGGATCGGCATCGAGCGCGAGGGCGATTACATCGAGGCGGCGCAGGAGCGCATCGCCGCCGCGCTGCCGCTCGACGAATCGGCGCTCGCGACGATGCAGAGCCCCAAGTCGCAGCCGAAGGTGGCGTTCGGGGTGCTGGTCGAAAACGGCTATCTGGCGCCCGGTACGATGCTGGTCGACACCAAGCGCCGCTGGCAGGCGACGGTGCGCGCCGACGGCTCCGTCGCGAGCCCGTGCGGCGCGAACGGATCGATCCACAAGGTCGGCTCGACGGTGCAGGGCGCACCGGCGTGCAACGGCTGGACCTTCTGGCATTACGAGGCGAACGGCGCCCTGCAACCGATCGACTCCCTGCGCCAGACCTACCTGCTGGCAACGCAGCCCTGA
- a CDS encoding ribonuclease HII: MPGLKHERACLPPVAGVDEAGRGPLAGPVVACALVLPARGVPRGIDDSKKLPAVERARLHARLVDCAAYGIGIVEPAEIDTLNIYWATMKAMTLAVDRLVDMLGCVPGHVLVDGNRLPRWGYAATAIVSGDAHSRSIAAASIIAKHTRDQIMIAAAESHPHYGWHANKGYGSAQHLAALREHGPSPLHRRSFAPVAQCVLPF; this comes from the coding sequence ATGCCCGGCCTGAAGCACGAACGCGCCTGTCTGCCGCCGGTCGCCGGGGTGGACGAGGCCGGGCGCGGGCCGCTCGCCGGCCCGGTCGTCGCCTGCGCGCTGGTGTTGCCCGCCAGGGGCGTGCCGCGCGGGATCGACGATTCGAAGAAGCTGCCGGCGGTCGAGCGCGCGCGCCTTCATGCGCGGCTCGTCGATTGCGCCGCTTATGGCATCGGCATCGTCGAGCCGGCGGAGATTGACACGCTCAACATCTACTGGGCGACGATGAAGGCGATGACGCTCGCGGTCGATCGCCTGGTGGATATGCTGGGCTGCGTGCCGGGCCATGTGCTGGTCGATGGCAATCGCCTGCCGCGATGGGGCTATGCCGCGACCGCGATCGTCTCGGGGGACGCGCACAGTCGCTCGATCGCCGCCGCCTCGATCATCGCCAAGCATACCCGCGACCAGATCATGATTGCCGCTGCCGAATCGCATCCGCACTACGGCTGGCACGCCAACAAGGGCTATGGCAGCGCGCAGCATCTCGCCGCCTTGCGCGAACACGGCCCGTCGCCGCTCCACCGCCGCAGCTTCGCGCCGGTCGCGCAATGTGTTTTGCCGTTTTGA
- the thiD gene encoding bifunctional hydroxymethylpyrimidine kinase/phosphomethylpyrimidine kinase: MTMPRVLIVAGSDSGGGAGIQADIKTVTMLGGHAMTAITAVTAQNTLGVQGIAALSPAIVRQQMASVATDLGVDAVKIGMLGGAAIAAAVADELANGAYAVPIVLDPVMVATSGATLADAATIAAFARLARMSTLVTPNLPELAALAGRDALAAADVAPAARDYAAAIGAPVLVKGGHAAGDIVVDRLIGPDGTIAEWADPRIDTRHSHGTGCTLASAIADGLARGMVLTDAIARARLFVRIALREAPGLGHGHGPMGHARVRLDVPGDATPNQVTLPAVDHAASLVFYRALGLTAIVDSGGRYARFQSEGGATLSIEAAHEAEGVRVYLEVADLDGAVAKARAAGIAVDDPVARRWGWREARLADPAGNALCLYSAGEHRRFPPWRLPCPA, translated from the coding sequence ATGACGATGCCGCGCGTGCTGATCGTCGCCGGCTCCGATTCCGGCGGCGGGGCGGGGATCCAGGCCGATATCAAGACCGTCACGATGCTCGGCGGCCACGCGATGACCGCGATCACCGCCGTCACCGCGCAGAACACGCTTGGCGTGCAGGGGATCGCCGCGCTGTCCCCCGCGATCGTCCGGCAGCAGATGGCGAGCGTCGCCACCGATCTCGGCGTCGATGCGGTCAAGATCGGGATGCTGGGCGGAGCGGCCATCGCCGCCGCGGTCGCCGACGAACTCGCCAATGGTGCTTACGCCGTGCCGATCGTCCTCGATCCGGTGATGGTCGCGACCAGCGGTGCGACCCTCGCCGACGCCGCGACGATTGCCGCGTTCGCGCGACTGGCGCGGATGAGCACGCTGGTGACCCCGAACCTCCCCGAACTTGCGGCGCTCGCCGGGCGCGACGCGCTCGCCGCCGCCGATGTCGCACCCGCCGCGCGCGATTATGCCGCGGCGATCGGCGCGCCGGTGCTGGTCAAGGGCGGCCACGCCGCCGGCGACATCGTGGTCGATCGCCTGATCGGCCCCGACGGCACGATCGCGGAATGGGCCGACCCGCGGATCGACACCCGGCATAGCCACGGCACCGGCTGTACGCTGGCAAGTGCGATCGCCGATGGTCTCGCGCGCGGCATGGTCCTGACGGACGCCATTGCCCGCGCGCGACTGTTCGTGCGGATTGCACTGCGCGAGGCACCGGGCCTCGGGCACGGGCATGGACCGATGGGGCACGCGCGGGTGCGGCTCGATGTGCCGGGCGATGCGACGCCCAATCAGGTGACGCTACCCGCCGTCGACCACGCCGCCAGCCTCGTATTCTATCGCGCGCTGGGGCTGACGGCGATCGTCGACAGCGGCGGGCGCTATGCGCGGTTCCAGAGCGAGGGCGGCGCGACGTTGTCGATCGAGGCCGCGCACGAAGCGGAGGGCGTCCGCGTCTACCTGGAAGTCGCTGATCTCGACGGCGCGGTGGCGAAAGCGCGCGCGGCGGGTATCGCGGTCGATGATCCGGTCGCCCGGCGTTGGGGCTGGCGTGAAGCGCGGCTTGCTGATCCGGCGGGCAACGCGCTCTGCCTCTACAGCGCAGGAGAGCATCGTCGCTTTCCACCATGGCGACTGCCATGCCCGGCCTGA
- a CDS encoding DUF1272 domain-containing protein codes for MLDMRPDCERCGVDLPADEAGAFICSLECTFCAECADTLDDTCPNCGGELLDRPARLGKVLKQHPAATERRFRE; via the coding sequence ATGCTCGACATGCGACCCGATTGCGAACGCTGCGGCGTGGACCTGCCCGCCGACGAGGCCGGGGCCTTCATCTGCTCGCTCGAATGCACCTTCTGCGCCGAATGCGCCGACACGCTCGACGACACCTGCCCGAATTGCGGCGGCGAGTTGCTCGATCGCCCGGCACGCCTCGGCAAGGTGCTGAAACAACACCCCGCGGCCACCGAACGGCGCTTCCGCGAATGA
- a CDS encoding ferredoxin--NADP reductase, whose protein sequence is MTDLRAPVLIPESTAFLSVAVKWVRHWNEHLFSFAVERPASFRFRSGEFVMIGLPGEGGTDDKPAKPVMRAYSIASPAWAEELEFLSIKVPGGPLTGRLQAVEAGDQLYLGKKPTGTLVLDALLGGKRLFLLSTGTGLAPFLSVARDPDVYERFEQVVIVHGVRRVDDLAFHDELGARLADDPLVADEAATRFHYVPAVTREDFHTTGRIPALIENGRLFQGLEGEPHFDPETDRVMLCGSTAMIREIASMLEHKGFAEGSNANPGQFVIERAFVD, encoded by the coding sequence ATGACCGACCTGCGTGCGCCAGTGCTAATCCCTGAATCGACCGCCTTCCTGAGCGTCGCGGTCAAATGGGTGCGCCACTGGAACGAGCATCTGTTCAGCTTCGCGGTCGAGCGGCCGGCGTCGTTCCGTTTCCGCTCGGGCGAGTTCGTGATGATCGGCCTGCCCGGTGAGGGCGGGACCGACGACAAACCCGCCAAGCCGGTGATGCGCGCCTATTCCATCGCCAGCCCGGCATGGGCCGAGGAGCTCGAATTCCTGTCGATCAAGGTGCCCGGCGGTCCGCTGACCGGGCGCTTGCAGGCGGTGGAGGCGGGTGACCAGCTCTATCTCGGCAAGAAGCCGACCGGTACGCTGGTGCTCGACGCACTGCTCGGCGGCAAGCGACTGTTCCTGTTATCGACCGGCACCGGGCTGGCGCCGTTCCTCAGCGTCGCGCGCGATCCGGACGTGTACGAGCGGTTCGAGCAGGTCGTGATCGTCCACGGCGTCCGCCGGGTCGACGATCTGGCGTTCCACGATGAGCTCGGCGCGCGCCTGGCCGACGACCCGCTCGTCGCCGACGAGGCCGCGACGCGCTTCCACTACGTCCCCGCGGTCACGCGTGAGGACTTCCACACCACCGGTCGCATCCCGGCGCTGATCGAGAACGGGCGGTTGTTCCAGGGGCTGGAAGGCGAGCCGCACTTCGATCCCGAAACGGACCGCGTGATGCTGTGCGGTTCGACGGCGATGATCCGCGAGATCGCCTCGATGCTCGAGCACAAGGGATTTGCGGAGGGTTCGAATGCCAACCCCGGCCAGTTCGTGATCGAACGCGCGTTCGTGGATTGA
- the uvrB gene encoding excinuclease ABC subunit UvrB — protein MAIQIRTNLAEPETGENFVPHRPARPAKVEGGRRFTLVSEYEPSGDQPTAIRELVDSALAGEKDQVLLGVTGSGKTFTMAKVIEAMQRPALILAPNKILAAQLYGEFKSFFPENAVEYFVSYYDYYQPEAYVPRSDTYIEKESSINESIDRMRHSATRSLLERDDVIIVASVSCLYGIGSVETYSAMIFDLKKGQSVDQREIVRKLVALQYKRNDAAFQRGNFRVKGDNLEIFPSHYEDSAWRVSFFGDEIEEIVEFDPLTGKKSASLNSIRIYANSHYVTPGPTMKQAADAIRHELTERLKELEIEGKLLERQRLEQRTNFDLEMIAATGSCNGIENYSRFLTGRLPGEPPPTLFEYLPENALLFVDESHQTIGQINGMSRGDHRRKITLAEYGFRLPSAIDNRPLRFNEWDAMRPQTVCVSATPGTWEMEQAGGVFAEQVIRPTGLIDPPVEIKPVEEQVQDLIVECGKTTALGYRTLVTTLTKRMAEDLTEYMHEAGIKVRYMHSDVETLERIELIRDLRLGVYDVLIGINLLREGLDIPECGLVAILDADKEGFLRSETSLIQTIGRAARNVDGRVILYADRITGSMERAMNETARRREKQEAYNREHNITPTTIRRNIGDIIAHVASKDQVTVEIDDDRPHMVGHNLRAYIEELEKKMRKAASDLEFEEAGRLRDEIRQLEQEELGLPVEQHRAPVMGRSNEGKPGTRKTRFGKVQRKFGKR, from the coding sequence ATGGCGATCCAGATCCGCACCAACTTGGCCGAACCCGAAACCGGCGAGAACTTCGTGCCCCATCGCCCCGCCCGCCCCGCCAAGGTCGAGGGCGGCCGCCGCTTCACGCTGGTCAGCGAGTATGAACCGTCCGGCGACCAGCCCACCGCGATCCGCGAGCTGGTCGATTCGGCGCTGGCGGGCGAGAAGGACCAGGTGCTGCTGGGTGTAACGGGATCGGGCAAGACCTTCACGATGGCGAAGGTGATCGAGGCGATGCAGCGCCCGGCGCTGATCTTGGCGCCGAACAAGATCCTCGCCGCGCAGCTTTACGGCGAGTTCAAATCGTTCTTTCCCGAAAATGCGGTCGAATATTTCGTCAGTTACTACGATTATTACCAGCCTGAAGCATACGTCCCCCGCAGCGACACCTATATCGAAAAGGAGTCGAGCATCAACGAGTCGATCGACCGGATGCGCCATTCCGCGACCCGATCGCTGCTGGAACGCGACGACGTGATCATCGTCGCCTCCGTTTCGTGCCTGTACGGCATCGGCTCGGTCGAAACCTATTCGGCGATGATCTTCGACTTGAAGAAGGGCCAGAGCGTGGATCAGCGCGAGATCGTCCGCAAGTTGGTCGCGCTGCAATACAAGCGCAACGACGCGGCTTTTCAGCGTGGCAACTTCCGCGTGAAGGGCGACAATCTCGAGATCTTTCCGTCGCACTATGAGGACAGCGCGTGGCGCGTGTCGTTCTTCGGCGACGAGATCGAGGAGATCGTCGAGTTCGATCCGCTGACCGGCAAGAAGTCGGCGAGCCTGAACTCGATCCGCATCTATGCCAACTCGCACTACGTCACCCCCGGCCCGACGATGAAGCAGGCCGCCGACGCGATCCGCCACGAACTGACCGAGCGGCTCAAGGAACTGGAGATCGAGGGCAAGCTGCTGGAGCGGCAGCGGCTGGAGCAGCGTACGAACTTCGACCTTGAGATGATCGCGGCGACCGGCAGCTGCAACGGGATCGAGAATTACAGCCGCTTCCTGACCGGCCGCCTGCCCGGCGAGCCGCCGCCGACGTTGTTCGAATATCTGCCCGAGAACGCGCTGCTGTTCGTCGACGAGAGCCATCAGACGATCGGGCAGATCAACGGCATGTCGCGCGGCGATCACCGTCGCAAGATCACGCTGGCCGAATATGGCTTCCGCCTTCCCTCGGCGATCGACAACCGCCCGCTGCGCTTCAACGAATGGGACGCGATGCGCCCGCAGACGGTGTGCGTGTCGGCGACGCCGGGCACATGGGAGATGGAGCAGGCGGGCGGCGTGTTCGCCGAGCAGGTGATCCGTCCGACCGGGCTGATCGACCCGCCAGTCGAGATCAAGCCGGTCGAGGAGCAGGTGCAGGATCTGATCGTCGAATGCGGCAAGACCACTGCGCTTGGCTATCGCACGCTCGTCACCACGCTGACCAAGCGGATGGCGGAGGACCTGACCGAGTACATGCACGAGGCGGGGATCAAGGTCCGCTACATGCACTCAGACGTCGAGACGCTGGAGCGTATCGAGCTGATCCGCGACCTGCGGCTTGGCGTGTACGACGTGCTGATCGGCATCAACCTGCTTCGCGAAGGGCTCGACATCCCCGAATGCGGGCTGGTGGCGATCCTCGACGCCGACAAGGAAGGCTTCCTGCGCTCCGAAACGTCGCTGATCCAGACGATCGGCCGCGCGGCACGCAACGTCGACGGGCGCGTGATCCTCTATGCCGACCGCATCACCGGCAGCATGGAGCGCGCGATGAACGAGACCGCGCGCCGCCGCGAAAAGCAGGAGGCGTACAACCGCGAGCACAACATCACCCCGACGACGATCCGCCGCAACATCGGCGACATCATCGCGCATGTCGCGTCGAAGGATCAGGTGACCGTCGAGATCGACGACGATCGGCCGCACATGGTGGGCCACAATCTGCGCGCCTACATCGAGGAGCTGGAGAAGAAGATGCGCAAGGCGGCGTCCGACCTCGAGTTCGAGGAAGCGGGCCGCCTGCGCGACGAGATCCGGCAGCTGGAGCAGGAAGAGCTCGGTCTGCCGGTCGAGCAGCACCGTGCGCCGGTGATGGGGCGCAGCAACGAAGGCAAGCCGGGAACGCGCAAGACACGCTTCGGGAAGGTGCAGCGGAAATTCGGCAAGCGGTAG
- a CDS encoding energy transducer TonB: MYAQPARDRIGPALAAAAVSAALGWALFVGLAGAPLRERIADGLAVFRIDPPPPPTVEIVPRRIVSSRPSGRAAPPNIRAQATQVTAPRPVVVVRLPPPPITVTLKPFAGNQSTQGAADRAGPGTGAGGIGDGTGSGGWGDGDGGGGAETPPVWKRGRLNDADYPRDLGDAGFQGIVSVKFLVWSDGRVRDCLIEKSSGNAGLDATTCRLIQRRFRYDPSRDAEGRPVPAWIVENHEWIIVPEPAAGG; the protein is encoded by the coding sequence ATGTATGCGCAGCCCGCCCGCGACCGGATCGGCCCCGCCCTCGCCGCCGCGGCGGTGAGCGCGGCACTCGGCTGGGCGCTGTTCGTCGGGCTTGCCGGCGCGCCGCTTCGCGAACGGATCGCGGACGGGCTGGCGGTGTTCCGCATCGATCCGCCGCCACCGCCGACGGTCGAGATCGTGCCCAGGCGCATCGTCTCGTCGCGTCCGTCGGGCCGCGCCGCCCCGCCCAATATTCGCGCGCAGGCGACGCAGGTCACCGCACCCCGCCCGGTCGTTGTCGTGCGGCTGCCGCCACCGCCGATCACCGTGACGCTCAAGCCCTTCGCGGGCAACCAGTCGACGCAGGGTGCCGCCGATCGCGCCGGGCCGGGCACCGGCGCCGGCGGGATCGGCGACGGAACCGGTAGCGGTGGCTGGGGGGACGGCGACGGCGGTGGCGGTGCCGAGACTCCGCCGGTGTGGAAGCGCGGGCGGCTGAACGATGCCGACTATCCGCGCGACCTTGGCGACGCGGGCTTTCAGGGCATCGTGTCGGTCAAGTTCCTCGTGTGGAGCGACGGGCGTGTGCGCGACTGCCTGATCGAGAAAAGCAGCGGCAATGCCGGGCTGGACGCGACGACCTGCCGGCTGATCCAGCGGCGCTTCCGCTACGATCCGTCGCGCGACGCGGAAGGGCGCCCGGTACCGGCGTGGATCGTCGAAAACCACGAGTGGATCATCGTGCCGGAACCGGCGGCCGGGGGCTGA
- a CDS encoding PRC-barrel domain-containing protein: MADDAPTQILVQANLGDTMKVDTRDGDHLGTVHAFMVHKSTGKATHAVLSLGGFLGMGKSFYPLPFALLQFDPVRDRYVVTIDRRLLEGGPSWANNAPIFDQAYADRVASYYQVQGENLNVA, from the coding sequence ATGGCCGATGACGCGCCGACCCAGATCCTGGTGCAGGCCAATCTGGGCGATACCATGAAGGTCGACACCCGCGACGGCGATCATCTGGGCACGGTCCATGCCTTCATGGTCCACAAGTCGACGGGCAAGGCAACTCATGCGGTGCTCAGCCTCGGCGGGTTCCTCGGCATGGGCAAGAGCTTCTACCCGCTGCCGTTCGCGCTCCTGCAATTCGATCCGGTGCGTGACCGCTATGTCGTGACGATCGACCGTCGGCTGCTGGAAGGCGGGCCGAGCTGGGCGAACAATGCCCCGATCTTCGACCAGGCCTACGCCGATCGCGTCGCCAGTTACTATCAGGTGCAGGGCGAAAATCTCAACGTCGCGTAA